Proteins from one Triticum aestivum cultivar Chinese Spring chromosome 7A, IWGSC CS RefSeq v2.1, whole genome shotgun sequence genomic window:
- the LOC123153800 gene encoding protein MAIN-LIKE 1 encodes MNSYMFILKFERMVWLLDYVYDTKHRAYMMREKEMKLEPLKIRYHGVSGLAMPYNERYTPYIKQAGLLQGIQFVSRSMPNLNVPLVSALADQWRPETHSFHLRTGEMTVTLEDVSLITSLAIDGMPLCMSTDSDGWREQMIALIGMAPTEVEADVEEGEEKKKREKKAARPAFTCIQNNFATCAPDTTDDVIQTHARVYMWYVVSRTLFPVILVMFKQIM; translated from the exons atgaactcatatatgtttattttgaaatttgaaaggatggtttggcttctcgactaTGTCTACGACACAaaacaccgggcctacatgatgcgcgagaaggagatg AAGCTTGAACCtttgaagattcggtatcacggggtctctggtctTGCCATGCCTTAcaatgagcggtacacaccgtacatcaagcaggcaggactactccaGGGGATTCAGTTTGTCAGTCGGTCCATGCCGAATCTGAACGTtccactggtgtccgctcttgctgatcagtggaggccggagacgcacagtttccatcttcggactggggagatgaccgtgacgctcgaggatgtctcgttgatcaccaGTCTTGCTATCGACGGAATgcctctctgtatgagcaccgattctgatgggtggcgcgagcagatgattgctcttatcggtatggctcctaccgaggttgaggctgatgtagaggagggagaagagaagaagaagagggaaaagaaAGCAGCCAGACCTGCTTTCACGTGCATTCAAAATAACTTTGCGACGTGCGCTCCGGATAccactgatgatgtgatccagacacatgctcgtgtctacatgtggtacgttgtgtcgaggactttgtttccaGTAATTTTAGTGATGTTCAAGCAAATTATGTGA